From Hymenobacter sediminicola:
TCTCGGTGTTCGGGGGCGGCAAGGACAAAGCCAAGAAAGAAGTAGAAACCACCACCGTGAAGCCCAATGGTACCGTCACGGAAACCGAAACCAAGACGACAATAAAGTAGGGTGCTCCCACAAACGGCAATCCTCTTACCTTTGAATCCGCCCCGCGAGGGGCGGATTTTTTGTTGCCCCTCTGTCATTCATCAGTTCAGAATGACAGCCTTCTGCCTCCCCAATTCCCACCAGATGAACCTCGAATTCAACAAAAACGAAGACAGCATTAAGCAACTCAACTTTCAGCTAAAAAAGCGGCTGGAAAAAGTGCAGCTCGGCGGCGGCGAGAAGCGCATTGCGGCGCACAAAGCCAAAGGCAAGCTCACGGCTCGGGAGCGTATTGAGTACCTGCTCGACAAGGACTCGGAAACCGTGGAAATCGGGGCGTTTGCGGGGGAGGGGATGTACCAGGAGGAAGGCGGCTGCCCCGGCGGCGGTGTGGTAGTGGTCATTGGCTGGGTGCAGGGCCGGCAGTGCGTGGTAGTCGCCAACGACGCCACCGTGAAGGCCGGCGCCTGGTTCCCGATTACGGCCAAGAAGAACCTGCGGGCCCAGGAAATCAGCATCGAAAACAAGCTGCCCATTATTTATCTAGTCGATTCGGCGGGCGTGTACCTGCCCATGCAGGACGAAATCTTCCCCGATAAGGAGCACTTCGGCCGCATCTTCCGCAACAACGCTGTGATGAGCAGCATGGGCATCGTGCAGCTGGCCGCCATCATGGGCCCGTGCGTGGCCGGCGGGGCCTACCTGCCGATCATGAGCGACGAGGCCATGATTGTGGACGGCACCGGCTCGGTGTTCCTGGCGGGGTCCTACTTGGTGAAGTCGGCCATCGGCGAATCCATCGACAACGAGACGCTGGGCGGCGCTACCACGCACTCCGAAATTTCGGGCGTCACGGACTACAAGTTTGCCACCGACGAGGAGTGCCTGGAGCACATCCGCAACATCTTCGACAAGCTGGGCGGCCACGCCACAGCCGGCTTCTCGCGCAAAACGCCCGCCGCCCCTAAGGAAAACCCGGCCGAAATCCTGGGCCTATTGCCCGCCGACCGCGCCAAGCCCTACGACATGATGGACATCATCAAGCGGCTGGTCGATGATTCGGAGTTTGAGCCTTACAAGGACCTCTACGGCCAGACGCTGCTCTGTGGCCTCGCCCGCATCGATGGCTGGGCCGTGGGCATCGTGGCCAACCAGCGCAAAATCGTGAAGACCAAGAAGGGCGCTATGCAGATGGGCGGCGTCATCTACTCCGACTCGGCCGACAAGGCGGCGCGCTTCATCATGAACTGCAACCAGAAGCGCATCCCGCTGGTGTTCCTGCACGACGTGTCGGGCTTCATGGTGGGCTCGCAGAGTGAGCACGGCGGCATCATCAAGGACGGCGCCAAGATGGTGAATGCCATGGCCAACTCCGTGGTGCCCAAGTTCTCGGTGGTCATTGGCAACAGCTACGGCGCCGGCAACTACGCCATGTGCGGCAAAGCTTACGACCCGCGCCTCATCGTGGCCTGGCCTACGGCCCAGCTGGCCGTGATGAGCGGGGCCGCCGCTGCCAACACGCTCCTCCAGATTCAGGTAGCCTCGCTGAAAGCCAAAGGCGAAGTCATCACGCCCGAAGCCGAGAAGGAGCTGCTGGACCGCATCAAAGCCCGCTACGACGAGCAGCTCTCGCCCTACTACGCCGCGGCCCGCCTCTGGGTGGATGCCATTATCGACCCGCTGGAAACCCGCAAAGTCATTTCCCAGGGCATCAGCATGGCCAACCACGCGCCCATTGAAAAGGCGTACAACGTGGGCGTAATTCAGGTATGAGTGGCCTAAGAAATTAAAGCCTGATGATAACCATCGACCAATCCCAGTTCCTTACGAACCTGCGGTCAACTCAAGCTTATTGTCAACATCAGCTAGAGCAGAAAGAAAAAGTTGAATGGACTGGGTTGCGAAGCACGATTAATCCGGTTTGTAAGGACGGTGAATGGTTCGCTCATATGCCGGGTCCCATTGATGAGAAGCCAATTCCTTGGGCTGAATGGAACAAGAAATCGGACCCTTATCTGCATGATTCTTTTGTCACACTATTCTGTAGGCAACTTGAATTCAAAAATACTGTGTCCGGCAAACTGAGTTATAGTGATGTTTTTCGGGGGAAAATACTTGTCGTAGAGCATGGGCAAAACATACCTGATGGTGCTACTGAGCCAGAAACGAGTGGATTTTTTGATGAATGGGATTTGCCTCCAATCGATACGTGGTTTTATAACACATACAGTGAGCCTAATGGAGGGATTCTCTTCGCATGGATTCCCGAAAAATTTGTTGAGTTAACTGATAAAGCCATCGATATTCAATTTCTGAATATTCTCCACTGGTTTGAAAAACCGAGTAGTTGGAATGAATCGGTCATTATTTAGCATCAGTTCTCAAAAACCCTCTACTTTCTGACTGACCGGCTGCAACGGGGCAGGTAAAATCACCGCCGCCTACGCACTGCTGTCGGGGCTGCCGCGAATCCGTGAATGCCGATGAAATTGTGTGGGGCTTCGTATCGTTTCAGCCCGAGACGGTGAGCATGCAGGCCTGAACGGTGTAGAGACGCGTAGTCGCGTCTCGTCGTTGAACGACCGGCACCGCGCCCGTTAAACAACCTCAGCAACGACGAGACGCTATAACTCGGTCCGCCGCTACCACTTGGTACGGCGGGCCGTTGCGTTTGCGGGCGGGCCAGTTCCGGTGAGAAAGAGGCCGGATACGATTACATTGGAGCTCATTCCCATGGGAAGTGGCCGGATATATTTATTTTCAAGCACTTCCCCACAGGAAGTGTCTGGATACAATTGTTTCGGAGCACTTCCGCAGTGGAAGTGCCCGGATGCAGTTGTTTTTGCTCACTTCTTACCGGTAACTGTAGCCGCTGGCTTCTTTCCTCATGGATACCGACTACCTCACCAGCGCCCGCAAGCAGTTTGAATACTACAAGCTGCTCGGCGACCAGACCTTTGCCCAACTGCCCGACGAGGCCCTGTTTTGGCAGCCCAACGCCGAAAGCAACAGCGTGGCCACCATCGTGAAGCATTTGTGGGGCAACATGCTTTCCCGCTGGACCGACTTCCTGACCACCGACGGCGAGAAGCCCTGGCGGCAGCGCGAGGCTGAGTTCGACAACGACCTGGGCACCCGGGCCGAGGTGCTGGCGCGCTGGGAAGCGGGCTGGAGCTGCTTGCTGGCGGCGCTTGACTCGCTTACTCCTAACAACTGGGACCAGCCGGTGTACATCCGCAATCAGGGGCACACCGTCACGGAGGCCATCAACCGGCAGCTGGCGCACTACCCGTACCACGTGGGGCAGATTGTGTATATCGGGAAGCTGGTGCAGGCGGGGCAATGGCAGTCGTTGTCGATTCCGCGCGGAAATTCAGCCGCTTACAACGCCGAGAAGTTTGCGCAGGAGCCGCACCGGGCGCATTTCACCGACGAATATCTGGGACCACCCAAGCAATAGCAGTATACCTGTCTTCGGCAGTTATGGTCGCTGCCACAACAAAAAAAGTCCCGGCCACCCGCCGGGACTTTCTGCGCCAGCAACTGCTACCCACCCATGTTCGTGTAGCACTTTACTTGCCCCAAAGGTCTGGCTGGCGCATGACCTACGTGTTGCCGGTAGATTATGCTTGTATGAGGCCCTTGGTGGCGGTGCGCGTCGTCCGTACCGGTAGTAGGATCGTATAGCCTTCGGACTTAACCTGAAGACGATGGCGAAGAAGACCGTTTCTGAAATAGTAGTAGATACCCTTGTGGCGGCCGGCGTCACACGGGTGTATGGCGTGGTGGGCGACTCGCTCAACGGCATCACCGAAGAAATCCGGAAGCGGGACGGCATTGAGTGGATACACGTGCGCAACGAAGAAGCCGGCGCGTTTGCGGCCGGCGCCGAAGCGCACCTGACGGGCACGCTGGCCGTGTGTGCCGGTAGCTGTGGCCCCGGCAACACGCACCTGCTCAACGGCCTTTACGACTGCCACCGCAGCCGCGTGCCGGTGCTGGCCATTGCGGCCCAGATTCCGAGCATCGAAATCGGGACGCAGTATTTCCAGGAAACCCACCCCGAAAACACGTTTAAGGAGTGTAGCGCCTACTGTGAGCTGATTGGTATAGCCGACCAGGCCGTGCGCACTACTGAAATAGCCATCCAGACTGCCCTGACGCAGCGCGGCGTGGCCGTGCTAGTCATTCCCGGC
This genomic window contains:
- a CDS encoding acyl-CoA carboxylase subunit beta; the protein is MNLEFNKNEDSIKQLNFQLKKRLEKVQLGGGEKRIAAHKAKGKLTARERIEYLLDKDSETVEIGAFAGEGMYQEEGGCPGGGVVVVIGWVQGRQCVVVANDATVKAGAWFPITAKKNLRAQEISIENKLPIIYLVDSAGVYLPMQDEIFPDKEHFGRIFRNNAVMSSMGIVQLAAIMGPCVAGGAYLPIMSDEAMIVDGTGSVFLAGSYLVKSAIGESIDNETLGGATTHSEISGVTDYKFATDEECLEHIRNIFDKLGGHATAGFSRKTPAAPKENPAEILGLLPADRAKPYDMMDIIKRLVDDSEFEPYKDLYGQTLLCGLARIDGWAVGIVANQRKIVKTKKGAMQMGGVIYSDSADKAARFIMNCNQKRIPLVFLHDVSGFMVGSQSEHGGIIKDGAKMVNAMANSVVPKFSVVIGNSYGAGNYAMCGKAYDPRLIVAWPTAQLAVMSGAAAANTLLQIQVASLKAKGEVITPEAEKELLDRIKARYDEQLSPYYAAARLWVDAIIDPLETRKVISQGISMANHAPIEKAYNVGVIQV
- a CDS encoding DUF1572 domain-containing protein, whose protein sequence is MDTDYLTSARKQFEYYKLLGDQTFAQLPDEALFWQPNAESNSVATIVKHLWGNMLSRWTDFLTTDGEKPWRQREAEFDNDLGTRAEVLARWEAGWSCLLAALDSLTPNNWDQPVYIRNQGHTVTEAINRQLAHYPYHVGQIVYIGKLVQAGQWQSLSIPRGNSAAYNAEKFAQEPHRAHFTDEYLGPPKQ